From a single Nematostella vectensis chromosome 3, jaNemVect1.1, whole genome shotgun sequence genomic region:
- the LOC116604715 gene encoding uncharacterized protein LOC116604715, translating into MAVFPLVHYRGFALLAALLHLCTAFPRRPAITCSPSTFNCTSNPARPNAFPPCIPASERCDCMINCEDGSDEKDCGHVHVDVNADNDHVIGTLTSFWYPRATNLTMLCTYNISTNHIGKYIKLVFGDFDLPVPKDVTCVDNYIMFENVEYIGSTGLLPVIDNGRTIGGGFCGSTKPPILKSQLPGPRGPQGPQNSETHPATWLTMTVKINSNSKEGRGFMVTWYSVVQSFPPNLVPNKKETWPEFVTARVQHVKVQAKTDSTFIVSVVILSVMASGIVIFAIYRCYVAKKNAGWNVSATGGEQHSSRSSNDDMTISVSNNRASGSSQQQLARRRNGNEMTPINRAVTGSQQYT; encoded by the exons CATTTCCACGAAGGCCAGCCATCACCTGCTCCCCGTCAACCTTCAACTGCACCTCAAACCCCGCAAGACCGAATGCCTTCCCGCCATGCATCCCGGCCTCCGAACGCTGTGACTGCATGATCAATTGCGAGGACGGGAGCGACGAGAAAGATTGTGGTCACGTGCACGTCGACGTCAATGCAGACAATGATCACGTGATTGGTACCCTCACGAGTTTCTGGTATCCACGGGCGACAAATCTCACAATGCTCTGCACGTACAATATTAGTACAAATCATATTGGAAAATACATCAAGCTGGTGTTCGGCGATTTTGATTTGCCCGTCCCTAAAGATGTCACTTGCGTTGATAACTACATCATGTTTGAAAACGTGGAATACATTGGTAGT ACAGGACTTCTACCAGTTATAGACAATGGTCGTACCATTGGCGGGGGGTTTTGCGGTTCCACGAAGCCCCCGATCCTAAAATCACAATTACCAGGCCCCCGTGGTCCACAGGGTCCCCAAAACAGCGAGACACACCCAGCAACATGGCTAACAATGACcgtcaaaataaacagcaataGCAAAGAGGGGCGTGGATTCATGGTCACGTGGTATAGCGTTGTCCAATCATTTCCACCAAATCTGGTTCCGAACAAAAAGGAGACATGGCCTGAGTTTGTAACAGCACGTGTCCAGCACGTGAAAGTTCAAGCCAAGACAGACTCTACTTTCATTGTGTCTGTGGTTATACTGTCGGTAATGGCCAGCGGTATCGTCATATTTGCCATATACCGTTGCTACGTAGCAAAGAAAAATGCAGGATGGAATGTGAGCGCGACGGGAGGCGAACAACACAGTTCGCGATCCAGTAATGATGATATGACGATTTCGGTTAGCAATAACCGTGCCAGCGGTAGCAGCCAACAGCAATTGGCGCGTAGGAGGAATGGTAACGAGATGACTCCTATAAATAGGGCAGTGACTGGCTCGCAACAATACACATAG
- the LOC5522189 gene encoding claudin domain-containing protein 2 isoform X2, which translates to MIKIITALVCAFAAMLMLIVSMATTYWLQWVIPSEGVNITHFRGLARQCFEVRHNETDALIKENCGDWFEGGFPDWTGAVIAFLVLALLCHFVAFVLAMVNACRKGEPFPVFWVCGLFMIAAIFVIIGLLVYTFSNWKNDVYFSWSYGGGWSTVALSIIAFVLIMADR; encoded by the exons ATGATCAAAATTATCACAGCTCTAGTTTGTGCCTTTGCGGCAATGCTAATGCTGATTGTGTCGATGGCTACAACGTACTGGCTACAATGGGTCATCCCGAGCGAAGGAGTCAACATCACCCATTTTCGTGGCCTCGCAAGACAGTGTTTTGAAGTTAGGCACAACGAAACTGATGCTTTGATTAAAGAAAACTGCGGAGACTGGTTTGAAGGCGGTTTTCCTG ATTGGACTGGTGCTGTCATTGCTTTCCTCGTACTTGCTCTCCTGTGCCACTTTGTTGCCTTTGTTCTTGCCATGGTGAATGCTTGTCGCAAGGGTGAACCCTTCCCTGTCTTCTGGGTGTGTGGACTTTTCATGATTGCTG CCATCTTTGTCATCATTGGTCTGCTTGTCTACACCTTCTCTAACTGGAAAAATGACGTGTACTTCAGTTGGTCATATGGTGGTGGATGGTCAACTGTGGCATTATCCATTATAGCCTTTGTTTTGATAATGGCAGATCGCTGA
- the LOC5522189 gene encoding claudin domain-containing protein 2 isoform X1: MIKIITTFMNALTAMLMGCLCLATDYWKVWWEQNTAANLQRFNNEGLFFTCNEGVIRNATSGVTYTVVNHQCAEMGTRFDWTGAVIAFLVLALLCHFVAFVLAMVNACRKGEPFPVFWVCGLFMIAAIFVIIGLLVYTFSNWKNDVYFSWSYGGGWSTVALSIIAFVLIMADR, encoded by the exons ATGATTAAGATTATCACAACGTTCATGAACGCCTTGACGGCCATGTTGATGGGATGTCTGTGTCTTGCCACCGACTATTGGAAAGTTTGGTGGGAGCAAAACACAGCTGCAAATCTACAGCGATTTAACAACGAAGGCCTGTTTTTCACATGCAATGAAGGCGTGATAAGAAATGCGACAAGCGGTGTAACTTACACTGTTGTGAACCACCAGTGTGCCGAAATGGGAACGAGATTTG ATTGGACTGGTGCTGTCATTGCTTTCCTCGTACTTGCTCTCCTGTGCCACTTTGTTGCCTTTGTTCTTGCCATGGTGAATGCTTGTCGCAAGGGTGAACCCTTCCCTGTCTTCTGGGTGTGTGGACTTTTCATGATTGCTG CCATCTTTGTCATCATTGGTCTGCTTGTCTACACCTTCTCTAACTGGAAAAATGACGTGTACTTCAGTTGGTCATATGGTGGTGGATGGTCAACTGTGGCATTATCCATTATAGCCTTTGTTTTGATAATGGCAGATCGCTGA